One segment of Nostoc flagelliforme CCNUN1 DNA contains the following:
- a CDS encoding DUF6439 family protein translates to MSQSTQLPKTSQLNELSTLELAQALMERLSISPNDWHRLKSNRNSRANEQVAAAIVYLLKNQPQEAQARLEQAIGWLDRSISAPPCPTHGK, encoded by the coding sequence ATGTCCCAATCTACCCAGCTGCCGAAAACCAGTCAACTGAATGAACTTAGTACTCTGGAACTAGCTCAAGCCCTCATGGAAAGACTAAGCATTTCCCCTAACGATTGGCATCGCCTCAAGTCTAACCGCAATTCCCGCGCTAATGAACAAGTGGCAGCAGCTATTGTGTATCTTTTAAAGAATCAACCACAAGAAGCTCAAGCTAGATTAGAACAAGCAATTGGTTGGTTAGATCGCTCCATTTCTGCTCCTCCTTGTCCGACTCACGGTAAGTAG
- the groES gene encoding co-chaperone GroES, with amino-acid sequence MAALSLSVSTVKPLGDRVFVKVNASEEKTAGGLYLPDTAKEKPQVGEVVALGPGKRNDDGNRQELEIKVGDKVLYSKYAGTDIKLGTEEYVLLSEKDILAVVI; translated from the coding sequence ATGGCAGCTTTATCTCTAAGCGTTTCTACAGTTAAACCTTTAGGCGATCGCGTTTTCGTAAAAGTGAACGCCTCTGAGGAAAAGACCGCAGGTGGTCTGTATTTGCCCGATACCGCCAAGGAAAAGCCCCAAGTAGGGGAAGTTGTCGCCCTTGGCCCTGGTAAGCGTAATGACGACGGAAACCGTCAGGAATTGGAAATCAAAGTCGGCGATAAGGTGCTGTACTCGAAGTACGCTGGCACTGACATTAAACTCGGCACCGAAGAATATGTACTGCTTTCTGAAAAAGATATTTTAGCAGTCGTTATCTAG
- a CDS encoding urease subunit beta yields MIPGEIITPAGEMELNVGRPTIKLQVSNTGDRPIQVGSHYHFYEVNTALNFDREQARGMRLDILAGTAVRFEPGDEKEITLVPLVGTRQVYGFNAKINGNL; encoded by the coding sequence ATGATTCCTGGAGAAATTATCACACCAGCAGGTGAAATGGAACTAAATGTTGGTCGTCCAACTATAAAATTGCAAGTGTCAAATACAGGCGATCGCCCCATACAAGTCGGTTCTCATTATCACTTTTATGAAGTCAACACCGCCTTAAACTTTGACAGAGAACAAGCGCGAGGAATGCGCCTGGATATCCTCGCCGGAACCGCAGTTCGCTTTGAACCAGGCGACGAAAAAGAAATAACTCTAGTCCCCCTCGTCGGTACTCGCCAAGTCTACGGCTTCAACGCCAAAATTAACGGAAACCTCTAA
- a CDS encoding type II toxin-antitoxin system HicB family antitoxin: MERLLNIHIEKLPEGVYLATSDELQGLVAQGRTVAETLEIARDVARKLLEAQSQDQELDYLQPIAEQFNYPLVVGQ; encoded by the coding sequence ATGGAAAGATTGCTAAACATCCACATTGAGAAATTACCTGAAGGCGTTTATTTAGCAACATCTGATGAGCTTCAAGGTTTAGTAGCTCAAGGACGGACTGTTGCTGAAACTTTAGAAATTGCTCGTGATGTAGCGCGTAAGTTATTAGAAGCACAATCTCAGGATCAAGAACTAGATTATTTGCAACCAATAGCTGAACAATTTAACTATCCTTTAGTTGTAGGTCAATAG
- a CDS encoding class I SAM-dependent methyltransferase, with product MSQINPETTPLHTLNPLNRFSDRADDYVKYRPSYPADAIDIILEGLGENSQLVAADIGAGTGIASRLLAERGVNVIAIEPNAAMREAAQAHPLIEFRDGTAEFTQLPDNSVDLVTCFQAFHWFNPEPTLLEFHRILKPSARLAVVWNNRAQEDALTTEYSRIVREASNNHPAESRMQSVEPLLVTPHFINIREYNFTYRQQLDLTGLIGRAMSVSYLPREGSAYEQLIDNFQELYQRFRDESGFVYMVYRTSVHLGEKQ from the coding sequence ATGAGCCAAATTAATCCTGAAACAACCCCCTTACATACCTTAAACCCACTCAACCGATTTTCTGACAGAGCAGATGATTATGTAAAATATCGACCAAGCTACCCCGCAGATGCAATTGATATTATCTTGGAAGGATTAGGTGAAAATTCACAACTCGTAGCAGCAGATATTGGTGCTGGTACAGGAATTGCTTCAAGATTGTTAGCTGAACGGGGAGTTAATGTCATAGCCATAGAACCAAACGCGGCGATGCGAGAAGCTGCTCAAGCACATCCTTTGATAGAGTTTCGTGATGGAACAGCAGAATTTACCCAACTACCTGATAATTCAGTTGATTTAGTTACTTGTTTTCAAGCTTTCCACTGGTTCAATCCCGAACCAACTTTATTGGAATTCCACCGCATTTTAAAACCATCAGCACGTTTGGCTGTGGTGTGGAATAACCGCGCTCAAGAAGATGCGTTAACTACAGAATATAGCCGAATAGTCCGCGAAGCATCTAATAATCACCCAGCAGAATCTCGAATGCAGTCGGTAGAGCCATTGTTAGTAACTCCCCATTTTATTAACATCCGTGAATATAATTTTACTTATAGACAACAGTTAGATTTAACTGGACTTATTGGACGAGCAATGAGTGTTTCTTACCTTCCGCGTGAAGGCTCGGCATACGAACAGCTTATTGATAATTTTCAAGAATTATATCAGCGCTTTCGTGATGAGAGTGGTTTTGTCTATATGGTCTATCGCACTAGCGTACACCTTGGCGAAAAACAATGA
- the ureA gene encoding urease subunit gamma, which translates to MQLTPQEKDKLLIFTAALLAERRKGRGLKLNYPEAIAYISAAILEGARDGQTVAELMSYGTTLLTREDVMEGISEMVHEIQVEATFPDGTKLVTVHNPIR; encoded by the coding sequence ATGCAATTGACGCCGCAGGAAAAAGATAAGCTACTAATTTTTACAGCTGCTTTATTAGCAGAAAGACGTAAAGGAAGGGGTTTAAAACTGAATTATCCTGAAGCGATCGCTTATATTTCTGCTGCCATTTTAGAAGGTGCAAGAGATGGGCAAACTGTAGCTGAATTAATGAGTTATGGTACAACTCTATTGACGCGAGAGGATGTCATGGAAGGAATATCAGAAATGGTGCATGAAATACAAGTAGAAGCGACTTTTCCTGATGGCACAAAGTTAGTAACAGTACATAATCCAATTCGTTAA
- a CDS encoding ATP-binding protein: MITISLRPVARYWGTISFASTLYLCPILDLLLAEIPAKLQAELRLGLQEALVNAAKHGNNLDPSKTVVVRFSLIDNQYWWIISDQGSGFTPSSTNEEEPTDYLPPDESENGRGLCLLHQIFDQVEWNRKGTELRLCKQMETRRGLSLRR; encoded by the coding sequence GTGATTACAATTTCACTCCGTCCAGTTGCACGTTATTGGGGCACTATTAGCTTTGCCTCAACTCTCTACCTTTGTCCAATATTAGATTTACTGTTAGCAGAAATCCCAGCCAAATTACAAGCAGAACTGCGGCTAGGACTTCAAGAAGCCCTAGTAAACGCAGCTAAACATGGCAATAATCTCGATCCCAGTAAAACAGTTGTAGTCCGTTTTTCCTTAATAGATAATCAATATTGGTGGATAATATCAGACCAGGGTAGCGGCTTTACTCCTTCATCTACGAATGAAGAAGAACCAACAGACTATCTCCCACCAGATGAATCAGAAAATGGTCGTGGTTTATGTCTTCTGCATCAAATCTTTGATCAGGTAGAGTGGAACCGCAAAGGCACAGAATTGAGGCTTTGTAAGCAAATGGAAACTCGCCGGGGATTATCTCTGCGGCGATAA
- the asnS gene encoding asparagine--tRNA ligase, with product MANRRIAEILRSGQPDESLQVQGWVRTKRESKGFAFIEVNDGSSLANLQVVINQDLPDYEAILKKLNTGAAVEATGVLVASLGKGQRIELKAETVKVYGEADPDTYPLQKKRHSFEFLRTIGHLRSRTNSFGAVFRVRNACSTAIHQFFQQRGFLWVHTPIITASDCEGAGELFSVTSLDLKNIPRTENQAVDYSQDFFAKPTYLTVSGQLEAEVMAMAFSNVYTFGPTFRAENSNTSRHLAEFWMVEPEMAFCDLEGDMDLAEAFLKHIFKYVLETCPEDMEFFNERIDKSVLATAENIINNQFERLTYTEAIALLEKADVKFEYPVSWGLDLQSEHERYLAEQLFKKPAIVTDYPAQIKAFYMRLNDDEKTVRAMDILAPKIGEIVGGSQREERLEVLERRVLAQGLKPEELWWYLDLRRYGTVPHAGFGLGFERLVQFMTGMGNIRDVIPFPRTPQSAEF from the coding sequence ATGGCAAATCGACGGATTGCAGAAATATTGCGAAGTGGTCAACCTGATGAGTCCCTCCAAGTGCAAGGCTGGGTGCGGACGAAGCGTGAATCCAAAGGGTTTGCTTTTATTGAAGTCAATGACGGCTCATCACTAGCTAATTTGCAAGTCGTCATCAATCAGGATTTGCCAGATTACGAAGCTATATTGAAAAAACTGAATACAGGTGCTGCTGTTGAGGCTACAGGGGTACTGGTGGCTTCTCTGGGTAAAGGACAGCGAATTGAGTTGAAAGCCGAGACAGTGAAAGTTTACGGTGAAGCTGATCCCGATACATATCCCCTGCAAAAGAAACGCCATTCCTTTGAGTTTCTGCGAACCATTGGACATTTGCGATCGCGTACCAATTCTTTTGGTGCAGTTTTCCGCGTCAGAAATGCTTGTTCGACAGCAATTCACCAATTTTTCCAACAAAGAGGCTTTTTGTGGGTACACACACCTATCATCACCGCTAGCGATTGCGAAGGCGCGGGTGAACTGTTTAGCGTTACCAGTTTAGATTTAAAGAATATCCCCCGCACAGAAAATCAAGCAGTAGATTACAGCCAAGACTTTTTTGCTAAACCCACATATTTAACAGTTAGCGGCCAGTTGGAAGCGGAAGTGATGGCGATGGCGTTTAGCAACGTCTACACTTTTGGCCCTACCTTCCGTGCAGAAAACTCCAATACCTCCCGCCACTTAGCAGAATTTTGGATGGTTGAGCCAGAAATGGCTTTTTGTGACTTAGAAGGCGATATGGATTTAGCTGAGGCGTTTCTCAAACACATTTTTAAATATGTATTGGAAACCTGCCCAGAAGATATGGAATTTTTCAATGAACGCATTGATAAATCTGTGTTGGCAACAGCCGAAAATATTATTAATAATCAGTTTGAACGGTTAACTTACACAGAAGCGATCGCACTTTTAGAAAAAGCTGATGTTAAATTTGAATATCCTGTGAGTTGGGGTTTAGATTTACAATCAGAACACGAAAGGTATTTGGCTGAACAATTATTTAAAAAGCCTGCGATCGTTACAGATTATCCAGCGCAAATCAAAGCATTTTATATGCGCTTGAACGACGATGAAAAAACCGTCCGTGCAATGGATATTCTCGCACCCAAAATTGGCGAAATTGTCGGCGGTTCCCAGCGCGAAGAACGCTTAGAAGTATTAGAACGCCGTGTATTAGCTCAAGGATTAAAGCCAGAAGAATTGTGGTGGTATCTTGATTTGCGTCGTTATGGTACTGTCCCCCACGCTGGTTTTGGACTAGGTTTTGAAAGACTTGTGCAATTTATGACTGGTATGGGGAATATTCGTGATGTGATTCCGTTCCCGCGTACACCACAAAGTGCTGAGTTTTAG
- a CDS encoding NIL domain-containing protein yields the protein MAIPNKQVKSNTDILDNRRTQTRIQVRIPKDLHEEPVISRLVSHYEVIVIIADAQVSTNVPQYSCFDLELRGTVSQIESALTYLDELDLEVLHQSSPEEDGW from the coding sequence ATGGCAATTCCAAATAAACAAGTAAAATCTAATACAGATATTTTAGATAATAGACGCACCCAAACTCGTATCCAAGTTCGCATTCCTAAAGACTTACATGAGGAACCAGTCATTTCACGGCTGGTTTCTCACTATGAAGTCATAGTCATTATTGCTGATGCTCAGGTAAGCACAAACGTGCCGCAATATAGCTGCTTCGATCTGGAACTGCGAGGTACTGTTTCTCAGATTGAAAGCGCCCTAACTTACCTGGATGAACTAGATTTAGAAGTTTTGCACCAATCCAGCCCTGAAGAAGATGGTTGGTAA
- the ureC gene encoding urease subunit alpha yields the protein MPYRMDRRAYAETYGPTVGDRIRLADTELFIEVEQDFTTYGDEVKFGGGKVIRDGMGQSPISNADGAVDLVITNALILDWWGIVKADIGIKDGEIFKIGKAGNPYIQDNVDIIIGPGTEALAGEGMILTAGGIDAHIHFICPQQIEVAIASGITTMIGGGTGPATGTNATTCTPGPWNIYRMLQAADAFPVNLGFLAKGNASQPQGLVEQVAAGAMGLKLHEDWGTTPAAIDTCLSVADEYDVQVAIHTDTLNEAGFVEDTIAAFKNRTIHTYHTEGAGGGHAPDIIKVCSQANVLPSSTNPTRPYTLNTLDEHLDMLMVCHHLDPAIAEDVAFAESRIRRETIAAEDILHDLGAFSMISSDSQAMGRVGEVIIRTWQTSHKMKVQRGTLNPQEREQKADNFRAKRYVAKYTINPAIAHGIAEYVGSVEEGKLADLCLWRPAFFGVKPEIVIKGGMIAWSQMGDANASIPTPQPVYMRPMFGNFAGARHATSLTFVSQAALEKEIPSQLGLQKSAVAVSGTRQLSKRDMKLNDALPHVEVDPETYQVRADGELLICEPATVLPMAQRYFLF from the coding sequence ATGCCTTACAGAATGGATCGCCGCGCCTATGCCGAAACTTATGGCCCAACAGTAGGCGATCGCATCCGGCTTGCAGACACAGAATTATTTATTGAAGTTGAACAAGATTTCACCACCTATGGCGATGAAGTGAAATTTGGCGGCGGAAAAGTTATCAGAGACGGAATGGGACAATCCCCCATTTCTAACGCCGATGGTGCTGTTGATTTAGTAATTACTAATGCCTTAATTCTCGATTGGTGGGGTATTGTCAAAGCAGATATTGGCATTAAAGATGGCGAGATTTTCAAAATTGGTAAAGCCGGGAATCCTTATATTCAAGACAATGTAGATATTATTATCGGCCCCGGAACCGAAGCTTTAGCAGGGGAAGGAATGATTCTCACTGCTGGCGGTATCGATGCCCATATTCATTTTATTTGTCCCCAACAAATTGAAGTTGCGATCGCTTCCGGTATTACCACCATGATCGGCGGCGGTACTGGTCCTGCCACAGGTACAAATGCCACTACCTGCACCCCTGGCCCTTGGAATATTTACCGAATGCTGCAAGCTGCTGATGCTTTTCCCGTCAACTTAGGATTTTTGGCCAAAGGTAACGCTAGTCAACCCCAAGGACTTGTAGAACAAGTAGCCGCCGGTGCAATGGGGTTAAAACTTCATGAAGACTGGGGAACCACACCCGCAGCAATTGATACTTGCCTTAGCGTTGCCGATGAATATGACGTGCAAGTAGCAATTCATACTGATACTTTGAACGAAGCCGGATTTGTCGAAGATACTATCGCCGCTTTCAAGAATCGTACCATCCACACCTACCACACCGAAGGCGCAGGCGGCGGACACGCACCAGATATCATTAAAGTTTGCAGCCAAGCCAACGTTCTGCCATCTTCTACCAACCCGACACGCCCTTACACACTAAATACCTTAGATGAACACCTGGATATGTTGATGGTATGCCATCACCTTGACCCAGCGATCGCCGAAGATGTCGCTTTTGCCGAATCTCGCATCCGCCGGGAAACCATTGCTGCTGAAGACATTTTGCACGACTTAGGCGCATTTAGCATGATTTCTTCCGATTCCCAGGCGATGGGAAGGGTAGGCGAAGTTATAATTCGCACCTGGCAGACATCTCACAAAATGAAGGTACAACGTGGAACTCTTAACCCACAGGAGAGAGAGCAAAAAGCAGACAACTTTCGTGCAAAAAGGTATGTTGCTAAGTATACTATTAACCCAGCGATCGCCCACGGAATTGCTGAATATGTGGGTTCAGTGGAAGAAGGAAAATTAGCAGATTTATGTTTGTGGCGTCCCGCGTTTTTTGGTGTGAAACCAGAGATAGTCATTAAAGGCGGAATGATTGCATGGTCGCAAATGGGCGATGCCAACGCCAGTATTCCCACACCGCAACCAGTGTATATGCGACCGATGTTTGGTAATTTTGCAGGGGCGCGTCATGCCACATCATTAACTTTTGTTTCCCAAGCAGCTTTAGAGAAAGAAATTCCTAGTCAGCTAGGTTTACAAAAGTCAGCAGTTGCAGTTTCTGGAACACGCCAATTGAGTAAGCGGGATATGAAGCTGAATGATGCACTACCCCACGTTGAAGTAGATCCAGAAACATACCAAGTCAGGGCAGATGGTGAGTTGCTGATTTGTGAACCTGCGACAGTTTTACCAATGGCACAGAGGTACTTTTTGTTTTAA
- a CDS encoding type II toxin-antitoxin system HicA family toxin, whose product MGRLAGFSYRQIIKILKTFGFVFHRQAAGSHEIWFHPETNRYTTIPNHSGDMPEGTLRAILKQAGIEPEDFLNRS is encoded by the coding sequence ATGGGACGGCTAGCTGGGTTTAGCTACAGACAGATTATCAAAATCTTAAAAACCTTTGGCTTTGTTTTTCATCGTCAAGCCGCAGGGAGTCATGAAATCTGGTTTCATCCTGAAACTAATCGTTACACTACTATTCCCAATCATTCTGGTGATATGCCAGAAGGAACATTACGTGCAATTTTAAAGCAAGCTGGTATTGAACCTGAAGATTTTCTTAACCGCTCTTAG
- the groL gene encoding chaperonin GroEL (60 kDa chaperone family; promotes refolding of misfolded polypeptides especially under stressful conditions; forms two stacked rings of heptamers to form a barrel-shaped 14mer; ends can be capped by GroES; misfolded proteins enter the barrel where they are refolded when GroES binds): protein MAKRIIYNENARRALERGIDILAEAVAVTLGPKGRNVVLEKKFGAPQIVNDGVTIAKEIELEDHIENTGVALIRQAASKTNDAAGDGTTTATVLAHAIVKEGLRNVAAGANAISLKRGIDKATAFLVEKIAEHARPVEDSKAIAQVGAISAGNDEEVGQMIAQAMDKVGKEGVISLEEGKSMFTELEITEGMRFDKGYISPYFATDPERMEAVFDEPFILLTDKKIALVQDLVPVLEQVARAGRPLVIIAEDIEKEALATLVVNRLRGVLNVAAVKAPGFGDRRKALLEDIAVLTGGQLITEDAGLKLDNTKLDSLGKARRITITKDSTTIVAEGNEAAVKARVEQIRRQIDETESSYDKEKLQERLAKLSGGVAVVKVGAATETEMKDKKLRLEDAINATKAAVEEGIVPGGGTTLAHLAPELEEWAKSNLKDEELIGALIVVRALPAPLKRIAENAGQNGAVIAERVKEKDFNVGYNAATNEFVDLLAAGIVDPAKVTRSALQNAASIAGMVLTTECIIVDKPEPKDSAPAGAGAGGGDFDY from the coding sequence ATGGCAAAGCGCATTATCTACAACGAAAACGCCCGTCGCGCCTTGGAACGAGGCATTGACATCCTGGCTGAGGCTGTAGCTGTTACCCTTGGCCCCAAAGGTCGTAACGTAGTCCTAGAAAAGAAATTTGGCGCACCGCAAATTGTTAATGACGGTGTAACGATCGCCAAAGAAATCGAATTAGAAGACCACATTGAAAACACTGGTGTAGCTCTGATTCGTCAAGCTGCTTCTAAGACCAATGATGCTGCGGGCGATGGTACTACCACTGCTACCGTTTTAGCTCATGCGATCGTCAAAGAAGGCTTGCGGAACGTTGCAGCTGGTGCTAACGCAATTTCCCTGAAGCGCGGCATTGACAAAGCTACTGCCTTCTTGGTAGAAAAAATTGCTGAACACGCCCGTCCAGTGGAAGATTCCAAAGCCATTGCCCAAGTTGGTGCGATCTCGGCTGGTAATGACGAAGAAGTTGGTCAGATGATTGCCCAAGCAATGGACAAGGTGGGCAAGGAAGGCGTAATTTCCCTAGAAGAAGGGAAATCTATGTTCACCGAGTTGGAAATCACTGAAGGGATGCGCTTTGACAAAGGCTACATCTCTCCTTATTTCGCTACCGACCCTGAGCGGATGGAAGCGGTTTTTGATGAGCCTTTCATACTGCTGACCGATAAGAAAATCGCTTTGGTACAAGACCTTGTACCAGTGTTAGAGCAAGTAGCTCGTGCTGGTCGCCCTTTGGTGATTATCGCCGAAGATATTGAAAAAGAAGCTTTGGCAACCTTGGTAGTAAACCGTTTACGCGGTGTACTCAACGTGGCTGCTGTTAAGGCTCCTGGCTTTGGCGATCGCCGCAAAGCACTACTAGAAGACATCGCTGTTTTAACTGGTGGTCAACTAATTACCGAAGATGCTGGTTTGAAGCTAGATAATACCAAGCTAGATAGCCTGGGTAAAGCTCGCCGGATCACCATCACCAAGGACAGCACCACAATTGTTGCCGAAGGTAACGAAGCTGCTGTTAAGGCTCGTGTAGAACAGATTCGTCGTCAAATCGATGAAACCGAATCTTCTTACGACAAAGAGAAATTACAAGAGCGTCTTGCTAAACTCTCTGGTGGTGTCGCTGTTGTGAAAGTGGGTGCAGCGACCGAAACCGAAATGAAAGACAAGAAGTTGCGCCTAGAAGACGCTATCAACGCCACCAAAGCTGCTGTGGAAGAAGGTATTGTTCCTGGCGGTGGTACAACTCTGGCTCACCTTGCTCCTGAATTGGAAGAGTGGGCAAAGAGCAATCTTAAGGATGAAGAGTTGATTGGTGCGTTGATTGTCGTTCGCGCCTTACCTGCACCTCTGAAGCGGATTGCTGAAAACGCCGGTCAGAATGGTGCTGTGATCGCTGAACGCGTGAAAGAGAAAGACTTCAACGTTGGCTACAACGCTGCGACAAACGAATTCGTCGATTTGTTAGCTGCTGGTATTGTTGACCCTGCTAAAGTGACTCGTTCTGCTCTGCAAAACGCTGCTTCCATCGCTGGTATGGTGTTGACAACCGAATGTATTATAGTTGACAAGCCTGAGCCTAAGGATAGTGCTCCTGCTGGCGCTGGCGCTGGTGGCGGCGACTTCGATTACTAA
- a CDS encoding response regulator transcription factor: MDRSATSATAMKEPSMKDHKRLLLIDDDPNLILLVKDYLEFRGYEVITAENGREALEILEQDVPDMIICDVMMPEMDGYTFVEQVRQNERTSWIPVLFLSAKGQSADRVKGLNKGADVYMVKPFEPEELVAQVESSLKQTIRWKEHQAKGGENGSRIQVPFDVQLTPTELKVVQFVARGLANREIAEELNVSQRTVESHVSNMLGKTNLHNRTELARWAIENQMA, from the coding sequence ATGGACCGAAGCGCGACAAGTGCCACTGCTATGAAAGAACCCAGCATGAAAGATCACAAACGACTTCTATTGATTGATGATGACCCTAACCTCATCTTGCTGGTGAAGGATTACTTAGAATTCCGGGGATACGAAGTCATCACCGCCGAAAATGGACGTGAAGCTCTGGAAATTTTAGAGCAAGATGTTCCAGACATGATTATCTGCGACGTGATGATGCCGGAAATGGACGGATATACTTTTGTAGAACAAGTCCGGCAAAACGAACGCACCAGTTGGATTCCGGTTCTTTTCCTTTCAGCTAAGGGACAAAGTGCAGACCGAGTTAAGGGTCTGAATAAAGGTGCTGATGTTTATATGGTCAAACCCTTTGAACCAGAAGAACTCGTAGCGCAAGTTGAATCCTCGCTGAAACAAACTATCCGTTGGAAAGAACACCAAGCTAAAGGAGGCGAAAACGGTTCCCGCATCCAGGTTCCCTTCGATGTGCAATTAACCCCAACCGAACTGAAAGTAGTCCAGTTTGTCGCAAGGGGTTTAGCTAACCGGGAAATTGCTGAAGAACTAAATGTTAGTCAGCGCACAGTTGAAAGTCATGTGTCCAATATGTTGGGCAAAACCAATCTCCACAACCGCACTGAACTAGCGCGGTGGGCGATTGAAAATCAAATGGCCTAA
- a CDS encoding SMI1/KNR4 family protein, with translation MSLLTDALDRVLNWFQDHEDLEFAHFESLELGLTYEEIEEKVTDLLPFRLPKEVYELYQWGNGACIGEERYARFFKNYIFLSL, from the coding sequence ATGTCACTGTTAACAGATGCTCTAGATAGAGTTTTAAATTGGTTTCAAGACCACGAGGATTTAGAATTTGCTCATTTTGAATCCTTAGAACTTGGACTCACATATGAGGAAATTGAAGAAAAAGTAACTGATTTATTACCTTTTCGTTTACCTAAAGAAGTTTATGAACTTTACCAATGGGGTAATGGAGCATGTATTGGTGAGGAGAGATATGCCAGATTTTTTAAAAATTATATATTTTTATCATTATAA
- a CDS encoding urease accessory protein UreD codes for MACNPQIAEGWHGKLNLVYADRQGKTQLIYNHQQAPLKVQRPFYPEGEKVCQSVILHTAGGMVGGDRLSSNIHLQPQAQALITTAAASKIYRSNGLQARQTIQMQVDAGACLEWLPQETILFNDAIYRQDLRVELATGGSWLGWEITRFGRSARGEKFLQGEWRSHTEIWQEGIPLWIDRQWLRGSEDIFHSPHGLAGKPIVGSLVWVGGAVSGEIVEKTRNLWDGKGEAGVSRLQHGLLCRYRGASTSEVRNWFIDVWQMLRVSFLNRGNCIPRVWQV; via the coding sequence ATGGCCTGCAATCCGCAAATAGCAGAAGGTTGGCATGGCAAACTTAATTTAGTCTATGCCGATCGCCAGGGGAAAACCCAATTAATTTACAATCACCAACAAGCACCCCTGAAGGTACAACGTCCATTTTATCCAGAAGGGGAAAAAGTTTGTCAGAGCGTAATTTTACACACGGCTGGGGGAATGGTAGGAGGCGATCGCTTATCCTCTAACATCCACCTCCAACCCCAAGCCCAAGCCTTAATCACTACAGCTGCTGCAAGCAAAATATATCGTAGTAATGGTTTACAAGCAAGACAAACCATTCAAATGCAAGTTGACGCTGGTGCTTGTTTGGAGTGGTTGCCGCAAGAGACAATTTTATTTAACGACGCGATTTATCGGCAAGATTTACGGGTAGAATTAGCAACCGGGGGCAGTTGGTTAGGCTGGGAAATTACCCGATTTGGTCGCAGTGCTAGAGGAGAAAAATTCTTGCAAGGCGAATGGCGATCGCACACGGAAATTTGGCAAGAAGGTATTCCTTTATGGATTGATCGGCAATGGTTACGGGGTAGCGAAGACATTTTTCACAGTCCCCACGGTTTGGCTGGAAAACCAATAGTAGGTAGTCTAGTTTGGGTTGGTGGCGCAGTTTCAGGAGAAATTGTCGAAAAAACGCGAAATTTATGGGATGGTAAAGGAGAAGCAGGTGTTAGCCGATTACAACATGGATTATTGTGTCGATATCGCGGTGCTTCTACATCTGAAGTGAGAAACTGGTTTATTGATGTTTGGCAGATGCTGCGAGTTTCTTTCTTGAATCGTGGTAATTGTATACCAAGAGTGTGGCAGGTTTAA